The following nucleotide sequence is from Nitrospirota bacterium.
GTGCCATAGGTGCATTCGTAAACCGCCGCAAAGACCGATGAGGACGCCACAATGCCCGGCGCAATAAAATTGATATAGGGCCGGCCATGGATGTCCTGCACGAATGCGCCGAGACCGAATCCCATCGCCACCAGGTACAGGGCCGGTTCGAAGAAGTTGAGCGCAAAGCTCGTCTTATACAGTTTGGTATAGACCAGCCAGTGCCGTTGCCAGACGCTGAATACGCGCTTAATCCGCAAGGCTCCTCCCCGTCAGTTTGAGATACACTCCTTCAAGGTTGCCGCCGTGCAGTACCATCAAGTTCGCCGGAGAGTCGATCGTCACGATCTTTCCCGAGTCCATGATCGCTACGCGATCGCAGAGTTTCTCCGCTTCTTCCATGTAATGGGTCGTGAGCAGGAGCGTGGTATTCTGGAATTTCAGCGTGTTCAGCTTGTCCCAGACCGCCCGCCTGCTGTGCGGATCCAGTCCGGTCGTGGGTTCGTCGAGGAGCAGGATCTCAGGGTTGTTCACGAGCGAGCGGGCGAGCAGGAGCCGGTGCTTCATGCCGCCGGAAAGCTGGTCGATCTTTGCATTCGCCTTGTCCTGGAGCTCCGCGAATTCAAGCAGCTCGCGGACAAGCCGCATACTGCCTTTCTTCTTGATATCAAAGTACCTCGCATACACAACGAGGTTCTCGGTCACGGATAGATCAGGGTCGAGGTTGTCATCCTGCGGCATGATGCCGAGACGGGCTTTGATGTCGCTCTGCTCAACAGTAACGTCCCTGCCGAAGACCGTGACCGTGCCCGACGTCGGCGGCATGAAACAGGAAATGATGCGCATGACCGTGGTCTTCCCTGCCCCGTTCGGGCCAAGAAAGCCGAAGCACTCACCCTGTTGAATGGCAAAGTCGATACCATCGACGGCGCGAAGGCCGTTGTAGTCTTTTATGAGATTTTGTGCAGTGACGATGTCCATGGGAAATGATTTGCAGCTGTTAGAGAGAACCGATGAACTCTTCAGGAGTCTGTGCAAGGACTAATTTTTTCGATAAAGAAATGAAGACACTGTCACGAGATACGAGGGTCATGGGTTCCAGTCCCATGCAGAGAGAAAGGTGGATTGCATCAAAGGGATCCAAAGGGTACACCGCCTGTAAGGTATTTGCCTTAAGCAGGCTGATTTCATCTGGAATTAGAACATCAATGACTGAGGTGATTTCGGCAAGATCTTCCTCTACCTGGCTTGACGAAAAAGCCTTCTTTCTCCGCAGAAGATACCGGACTTCCATGAGGGTCGTCAAAGAGATGAAAGCGGATATCGACTTATTCTCAGCACGCCGCACGATTTCATGCGGTGCTTTCCAGAGCTCTTTTCCAGATTGAGTTTCAAGCTCCTGAACCAGCCAGTTGACGACAACATCCGTATCAAGGAGGACCTTGGGGATATCCATGAGCTACTTCTTCACCTTACCATAGGCAGATGCCCGCTGCTCCCGGACGAACTGTGCGGACATCTTTTCCTTCGGCAGAATGTCTGCATACTTTCCCAGCATGCCGTCAGAAACGCTTTTTTTTCGTTTCTGGAGCGGTTGTGTGGTTTTCAGTGTCTTCATGGCCTCTTTCAGGGTCGATAACATTATGTGTCTCCTTGTTCTTATGACGTATAATAACATATGAAAAAGGAAGCCGTCAACTGCAATACTCGGCGATCCCCTTCACCTCGATAGCCGCATCGAAACACCCCGCAAATCGTACAATGTCCATGATCAATGAGAGGAACCTACTGATATGAAACTTACACATTTCGATTTCCTCGCAAGTTCATACGTACAGGAAGTTCTTCTTGCCAATTCAACATCTCATCCAATCACGATTCATGCCAAAGTCGCGTAGGTTGGGCAAAACGACTCATCTTGCCCAACAGCTTCCCGGTTAACACGTTGGGCTTTACAAAGAACGTTCAGCCCAACCTACGGAACTGCCCGGAAGCCGTTATAGTCTTTTATGAGATTGCGAGCTGTAACGATGTTCATAAAGAAATGTGTCTGCAACGATCCTTGTCTGATTAGTATGAAAAGAGGGCGTCCCCATTGGGCAGTTATTCGATCCGTTTTAATCAACCAAGCTTTGTTCGTGCCCTGTCGTCGCCTGAATGCGTCACAAGCTACCTGACGGAATCAGCCTTCTTGGTCTCAACCCCCTCAAGGTCCTTGAGTATTTTCTCGACCCTCTTCCTGAGGTCGAGATGCTTATCCTGAACCTGAGCCGACTTCTTTGTGTCATGACGCGACTGGGCAAGCTCCTTTTCAAGCTCCCGAACGCGCTTCTTGTGTGAACGATTTTCGTCCACCAGCTTCTTGATCCTTCTCTCGATCTCGGTAAATTTTTCCGCAAGGTCTTTCATGTCGTCTTCCCCCGACTTAATCCGCAACTCCTGTGGTCTTGGCGTAGATCCGCTTGTATTCGGCATAGTTACGCAACACTTTTTTCACATAGCGTCTGGTCTCGGCATAGGGTATCATCTCGACAAACAAGTCCCACTCTCCGTGCGACCCGTTCTTTGCGATCCATCCCTGGACCGCCTCGGGTCCCGCGTTATAGGCCGCCGCAACCAGGAGCGGGTTGTTCCGGAACTGTTTCATGAGATGACTGACATACCAGGTCCCGATATTGATGGCTGTGTCGGAGTCAAAGAGCTTTTCCCGATCAAATTCTGGAAGCCCGTTCAGCTGGGCGGCCCACTTCCCGGTGGCCGGCATCACCTGCATCAGCCCCCGCGCTCCGGCGGAAGAGAGCGCATCGGGACGGAACTGGCTCTCCTCCCTGATAATGGCGGCTATAAAGTAGGGGTCCTGCTTGAACTTTCCGGCATACGTGACGATGCTGTCCCAGTAGCCCTGCGGATAAGCAAGGAGCCACAGATTATCAGTCATGCCGGGTGTCGGACGCTCAAGAAAGCGTTCGTAACCCCGAAGCACGATGATAAGGGAGCGATAATAATCTCCCAGCTCGAAAAAAACCTTGCTTAATTCCATGAGAGCGATGCGCCTTCTCGGCACCTTGTCCTTCAGCGACCACAATTCCGCTGCCGCCTCTGCCTTCATATCAAGATGCACGAGCTCAAAGATCTTTCTGAACGGTTGTTCCGACGAGAGCATCTGCATTATTTCTTCCGTCCAGAGAGCGGGCTCATTCTCACGTCCAAAATCATCCGGCTCGTCATCAATAAACGGGGCTTCAACGAACGCGGTCGCCGTATCGGCGGCATCGTTTGTCTGTACACCCGCTTCAGATCCCAGCGCCGCCATTCGTTCGGCTGCCCGATGCCCGTAGTAGGTATAGGGGCCTTTCTTGAGAACCTGCCTGTAGTATCCAACTGCCTGGGCGGTCTCTTCACGTTTTTCCGCTGTCCTGCCCTGCCAGTAGCGGGCCTGATTCACCAGGAACGATCGGGGATAGCGGTTGATTAGGTCCTGGAAGGTGTTTTCCGCGTTCACATAGTCGCCGGAAGTGTAGTGCCACCATGCTTTCCACCAGATGGCGCTGTCCGCGAACTTGCTGTCGGAATACTCTTTCACCAGTCTGGTGTAATACTGAAGCGCCTTCTCCATATCACCGGCTTCCCGGTAGATGTTACCGGTAAGGAATAGTGCGTCATCACACCATTCGCTCCCGGGGAAGTCATCAAGAAGTTTCTGGAAGGTCTGCACCCCCCGGTCCCAGTCGCCTAGCTTGCTGTAAGACCTCCCCAGCCAGTAGAGCGCCTCGGAGACCCTCTCATCGGAGGGATATTCCCGTATCATTTTTTCAAGGATGACCGAGGCCTCTCCCCGTTTCCCGAGATAATAAAGCGATACCCCGGTGCGATAGAGCGCGTCCGGCCGGTCCGGGGAGTCCGGTTCTTTATCCAGAAATTTCGTGAAGGTCTCAACTGCTTTGTCATGCAGACTGATCCGGAACAGATTTCTGCCGCGTTCGTATAATTCTGCGGATGCGAGTTCGGGGATTTCAACACCGCCTGCCTTAAGGATTGAAAGTGCTTTTTCAACCTGCTGGTCGTTCGGATCGCCGGGATATCTTACCCAGACATCCTGGTAGGCCCGCACTGCCCGCGCAAGGTCCGCTTCCGCGGTCAGTGCGCGTCCGAGTCCCAGACCGGCGGCAGGCGCGAATTCGGAGCGTGGATTGTTCTGCAGGAATTCCTCGAAGACCACTGCGGCCTCGGGATAGGCGTACGATTCGAGAAGCGCCTGGCCCCGCTTGAACGCTGCGCGCGCGATAAGCGAACTGCCGGGATACCGCTCGCTCACCTGCTCGTACAAGGCGGCCGCCTCCGAATACCGGGCCTTGGCAAAGTGATAATCCGCCAGCAGAAAGACAGCGTAGTCGGCAAGCTCGGGATATTCCGCCTGCACGCGGAGCATGGACGCGTTGGCCTCGGAGGGCCGGTCAAGCTGGATGAGTGCCTGTTCCGTAAGGAACAATGAACGTTTATACCAGGGAGTATCCGGATAGAGTTCACTGATCCGGTGCGCGATGATGAGTGCGTTCTCGGCGTTTCCCGCTTTACAAGCGTCCCGGCCTTCCTTGAATCCTTGTTCAGCATCGTCAGCAGTCAGCGTGAATCTCGAAGAAAGCGCATCAGGTATGCCGGGATGGGGCGTCTTGCCGGCCGCACACGCTGAAACTATCAGAAGCACGGAAAGTGAGATGATTTTATTTAGGTAACTCATTTTTTTTGAGCGATGGTCTTCACGATGTCGCTTTGACCCGCACATTATAATAGTGCCCCCTGCCGGGCATGTCAAGTGAAGTTATGCCTGAGACCCGGCGGACTATCTCTCTGATAACGTTAGCTACGACAAAGGAAGCGGGGCAACTGGGCCAACGCGGTTTCAAGGCGCAGGATGAAGCGTTCTTCAGGAGAGGTTAATGCGTCGGCGATCCCGGAGGAAGGAGCAGGCGGTGTGTCAGGGCTGTAGACGAACAGGTGGAATGCAACAGAGGTGACCGGTTTATCCGGAAGCGGCAGCTTTTCGATCTCATTCACAAAATCGATCCATCGGTCCGCCATCCGGATCTGCAGGGCTGCATCCTGGGTCTTTAGGTAATCATCCACGGTTCCTGCGGGCTCAGTCGCAAGACCGTCGCAAAGATTCTGTCCCGGAAGGACGAACCTGGACTGCATGTCGTTATACACGCGACCTATCGGAAAGAGCCTGCATGCCAGCGGCCGTGCCTTATAGATGCGGCAGCCGTTCTCCGTCCAGAAGTGGCAAACAGGGTCACGCGGCAGCATGACCAGAGGAAAACCGTTTGCCCGCTCTGTATCGACAACGTCGAGCAGGTCTTCATAGCTCATGTCGCTTTCGCGGCAAACGAGTGCAATCTCGTAGGGATTAAGGACGATCGGAGCGCTCGCCTTGCAACAGGTGGAATCGCAGCCGCGGGTCCCGCACGTCAGCTGCATGAGATCGGTTTCCACAAGCACCGAGGCATCGGCGCCGGCGATCGTTATGACAGGCGTATGATTGTTTGACATCAATCGTTATTACAGGTCTCGATGGTCATTCCCGAGGCCTCATAAGCCTGCCCCGGTAAGCTTGTAGCCGGGGGGAATCCGGTATAAGAACCAGATCCCCGATGGAACCGTCCGGGGATGACAACTCAGTTGGTGTAAAATCTATGATTAGAAGACCCATTACACCTCACTTCGTGATCAATCGTCCGCCCAACTTTGCCTGCCACACCACCAGGATGGGGCTGGCCACGAAAATCGACGAATAGGTCCCAATAATCACGCCCATGAGCAACGCAAGCGAGAAATCATGCAGCACCTCTCCTCCGAAGAGTACGAGCGGGATGAGCACGATGACCACCGTGAGCGAAGTGATGATCGTCCGGGACAGCACTTCGTTGATGCTGTAGTTCACCAGCTGAGGCAACGCATCCTTCTTGTTGCGCTTCAGGTTCTCCCTGATCCGGTCGAAGACCACCACCGTGTCCGTGAGAGAATAACCCGCAAGCGTAAGCAGCGCGGTCACGATCAGCAGGTTGATCTCCCAATTCAAAATGTAGAAGATACCGAGAACGGCAAAAACATCGTGCATGGTCGCAATAGCGGCTGCCACGCCGAATTTGAACTCGAACCGGAACGCGATATAGAGAATGATGGCTATCATCGAGACCGTGATGGCCACGAGCGCGTCGCGCTGGACCGCCTTGCCTATCACCGGCCCGATCTCCATGATGCTATCGACCTCAAAGGCATTGTTCGGGAACTCCTGCCTGAAGAGGTTCTGGATCTTTTCCGATGTCCCCTCGGACTCCCGGAGCCTGATCAGGATCTTGTTCCCTTCTCCGACCTGCTGGATTGAGGCGCCTATGAATCCGTTCTTATCGAGGGCAGCGCGCGCTTTTTCCACCGGCATCTGTTCTTTGAAGCTGAGTTGCATTGTGGTGCCGCCCACAAAGTCGATGCCGAGGTTCGCCTTGCCCCGGCTGACCTGGATCAGACCGACGATGCCGAGGGCGATCAGCAGGCCCGAGACGGCAAATGAGACGTTTTTCCAGCCCATGAAATCGATATTTGTCTTATGCAATATTTGAAGCATTTCAACCTCCAAAATACAATTATTTTAACCACAGAGATCACAGAGGGCTCGGAGAAAAGCTATTATAAAGAACGGACTTACCTCCGTGTACTCTGTGGTAAATCTTGATTATTTTTTCTTTAAATGCTCAATTTCTCCAGCTTCCACTTCGAGTTGATGATATCAAAGATCACCTTGGTGCCGACAAGGGCGGAATACAGGTTGATGATGATGCCGAGACTGAGCGTCACGGCGAATCCCTTAATGGCGCCCGTACCGAACAGGAACAGGGCTCCCGCCGTGATAAGCGTGGTCACATGCGAGTCGAGGATCGTCAGGAACGCCTTGTCGTAGCCCGAGTCGACCGCGGGCCTCGGCTGTTTGCCTGCGCGGATCTCCTCGCGAATGCGCTCGAACATCAGCACATTCGAGTCCACGCCCATGCCGATGGTAAGGATGATGCCCGCGATGCCCGGCAGGGTGAGCGTTGCATTCAGGAGCGCCATGGCGCCCAGGAGCAGCACCATGTTCAGGACCACGGCATAGTCCGCGATAAGCCCCGACATCCGGTAGTAAACAACCATGAAAATGAGGACGAACGCTCCTCCGAACAGCGCCGCTTTCACGCCTTTGTCGATGGAATCCTGGCCGAGAGACGGGCCCACGGTCACGTTCTGCACGATCTTCATGGGCGCCGGAAGCGATTCGCGCAAAACGATCGCGAGCTTCGCGGCCTCGTCATGCGTAAAGTTCCCGGTGATCTGGGCGTTGCCGCCGCTGATCCGGTCCTGGATGCGCGGCGCGGAGTGCACCACCCCGTCAAGCACGATGGCCAGCTGCTTGCCCACGTTGTCTCCGGTGACGCGGTCGAAGATCTTCGCTCCTTCGTTGTCGAATGAAATGGAGATCGCCGGCTTGTTGAATTGGTCGATGCCGACCTTGGCCTCTTTCAACCGGTCGCCGGTCAGGAGCGTCTGACTATACACGAGATACGGTCGCTTGATGACCTTACCGCTCTCGTCCACGTCCTCGCCATAGAGCAGTTCGCTGTCAACAGGGACCTCGCCTGCCAGCGCCTTCTGCGCGTCATCCGTGGTGTTCAGCATCTTGAACTCCAGCCTGCCGGCGGTCTTGATGAACGAGATCGCCTCCTGCGGGTTTTTCACGCCCGGAAGCTGCAGCGCGATCTGATCGTTCTCCTGCCGGTAGATGGCAGGTTCTGCAACACCATACTTGTCCACCCTCCGGCGGGTGCGCTCAAGCGCCTGCGTGACAGCCCATTCCTTGAGCCGCCTGACCTCGGCCGCTTTCATGGCATAGACCATCTCGCCCTTGGACTGGTTTTTCATGTCGATGATGGCATAGCTGCCTTTTACGAGTTTCTCGACGTTCTCGGCGATTGCATCGTCGCATTTTGCGGTGATGTCCTGACCCGACCTGCTGAAGACCACTGCGAGCTTCTGCGACGCCGCCGTGGTCTGGAGATCAGCCACAATATTGTCCACGGATGACTCCACTGCCTTGGCAGTATCCACCTCCATCACCAGGTGGCTGCCGCCCCTGAGGTCAAGTCCCAGCGAGATCTTGGGCACGCTCTGCTTCCACCAGTCCGGCAGCCCCGCCGACAATGGCGTTGACGGCACGAACAAAAACAGAGCGACCGCGACTGAAAGGGCGATGAGCGCCAGTCTCCATTGAATACTCTTCTTCATATACTGCCTCCTAAAACGCAACAAAGATTAGCTGCACATTATACGAATGTCACGAGTGAAAACCTGATTTCAGTTTTCCTCTGCGGCCCATGCGTCCGCTGTTGCAACAATGCCCATGGATCGATCTACTTCTTCCCTTCTTCCGGCTTCACGACATCCCCCACCGAACCGCGGGTGACCTTGATCTTAACGCCTTCAGCGATCTTGACCGTGAGGGTATCGGGATTCACCCCCTCGACCGTGCCATAGATGCCGCCTGCCGTGACGATCTCGTCGCCCTTCTTGATCGCATCCAGCATTTTTTTGTGCTCTTTCATCTTCTTCTGCTGGGGGCGGATCATGATGAAGTAGAAGATGGCGAAGATCACGACCATCATGATGATGCCCTGATACCCGCCGCCTCCCTGGGCCGCCGCATCGCCTCCCGGCGCTCCCATTGCATACGCTGTTGCGATAAACATAGTGTTGCCTCCTGTCGATGGAATCCTTATTTTCTCCGTCATCCCCGAATGATTCCATCGGGGATCTGATTTTATTTTTCCTGCTTCAAAAAACCGGATTCCCGATTGAACCCTCGGGAATGACCATTTTATTACGACTCGATCTAAACAATTCAGTCAACGAAGATTGAACTGTCCTGCGATTCTCTTTTGGTTAAAAATTCTTTTTTGAATTCCCTGAACCTCCCCTGCCCGATGCTCAGCCTGATGTTTCGCATCAGGTTGAGATAGAAATAAATATTATGGATCGTCCCGAGCCGCAATGCCAATGTCTCACTTGCATTGAACAGGTGCCGCAAATAAGCCCTGGTGAAGTTCCCGCAGGTATAACAGCCGCACCCGGGATCGATCGGTCGATGATCACATTCGTATTGGGCGTTCCTGATCACCACCTTGCCGAACGAGGTGAAGAACGTTCCGTTCCGGGCGTTCCGCGTCGGCATCACGCAGTCGAACATATCGATTCCGAGGTCAACCCCTTCCACGAGGTCTTCCGGCGTCCCGACCCCCATCAGATACCGGGGCTGGTCCCCGGGAAGCGAGGGGACCGTCGCCGACAGCATTTCGAACATCATGGGCTTGGTCTCTCCCACGGACAGTCCGCCGATCGCATACCCGTCGAAGCCTGTATCAACAAGCGCCTCCGCGGAGTGCTTTCGAAGATCGGGGTAGATCCCGCCCTGAACTATGCCGAACAGCGCCTGGCCCGTGTCTTTTTTCGCATCACGGCATCGTTTTGCCCAGCGAAGCGTGCGCTCAAGCGACTCATGGGCATAATCCCGGGTCGCCGGGTACGGCGTGCACTCATCAAAGGCCATGATGATGTCCGCGCCGAGCGCCTCCTGGATCTCCACGGCGTACTCAGGCGTAATCAGGTGCTTGGCGCCGCCGTCAAGGGGGGACTGGAACGTAACCCCCTCTTCCGTGATCTTCCTGAGTTCCGCAAGGCTGAAGACCTGGAACCCCCCGCTGTCCGTAAGGACCGGTCTATTCCAGCCCATGAACTTCTGGATCCCGCCGAGCTCCTTGATCAGCTCATGACCCGGCCTCAGGAACAGATGGTACGTGTTCGAAAGGATGATCTCCGCGCCGAGGTCCACGAGGTCCGCCGGCGAAAGCGTCTTGACCGTGGCCTGCGTGCCCACGGGCATGAACACCGGGGTATTGACCTCGCCGTGGGAGGTCGTCATTTTGCCCAGGCGGGCGGAAGACGCAGGGTCCGTTTTAATTAAAGAAAAATTGAACACTGTTCTCAGTGCGGAGTGCGGAATTCGGAGTGCGGAGTAACAGGCTTGCGGATTTTCATTACTCCGCATTCCGCACTCGTTACACTCGCTACATTCTCTCCGGCGCATTCACGCCAAGGATCTTCAGCGCGCTCTGGATCACCGTCTTCACCTGTTTCATCAGGAACAACTTGACGGCGGTCCGGTTGAGGTCCTCGGTAATGACCCGGTGCTTGAAATAATAGTTATGCAGCAAACCGGCGAGGTCCTGGAGATAAAACGTCAGCCGGTGCGGCTCGTATGCCAGGGCCGCCTCTTCGATGATCTCCGGATACTTCGCGAGCGCCTTGATGATGTTCCGCTCTTCTTCGAGATCAAGCAGCGAAAGATCAACAACATCGCTCTTCGGGATACTGATGTTCCTGGTCTCGGCCTCGCGGAACAGGCTCGCGATCCGGGCGTGCGCGTACTGCACGTAGTACACCGGGTTCTCCCGCGACTGCTCCTTGGCAATGTCGAGATCGAAGTCCAGATGGCTGTCGGACCGCCGGGTGAGAAAAATATACCGTGCCGCGCCGCTGCCCACGTCCTGCACCACGTCCCGAAGCGTCACGAAGTTCCCTGCCCGCTTCGACATGGGCACGGGCTGGCCGTGGCGCAGGATCGAGACAAGCTGGACCAGCAGCACATGGAGCGAATCTTTGGGATGGCCGAAGGCCTGGATCACTGCCTGCACGCGCGGGATATAGCCGTGATGGTCCGCTCCCCAGATGTTCACGAGCGTCGTGAACCCCCGGCCAAGCTTGTTCCGGTGATAAGCGATGTCCGTGGCAAGATAGGTGTAGCTCTTGTCCTTTTTCGTCACCACTCGGTCTTTATCGTCGCCAAAGGTGGTCGAGCGCAGCCACAGGGCACCGTCCTGTTCATAGCAGTTCCTGCTTTCCATCAGTTCATCGATGGACTGCTGCACCGAGCCGTCCTTGAGAAGCGCTGCCTCGCTGAACCAGGTGTCGAACCGTACGCCGAAGGACTCAAGGTCGATCCTGATGTCGGCAAGCATCGTTTCTTTTCCGTAGTCGCCGAACTGGTGAACGCATTCCTCAAAGGGAACATTCAGATAGTTCTTGCCGTGGAGCGTGATGAAGCCCTGGGCGATCTCTTCGATGTAGCTTCCGTGGTATCCGTCGTCGGGAAACGGCACATTGTTGCCGAGCGCCTGCTGATACCTCGCATAGACCGACTGGGCAAGAAGCCGGACCTGTCGGCCTGCATCATTAATGTAGAACTCCCGGGTGACATCATACCCTACCGCGGCAAGCAGATTCCCCAAGGCATCGCCGATCGCCGCGCCCCTGCCGTGCCCGACGTGAAGGGGTCCGGTCGGGTTCGCGCTCACGAATTCCAGGAGCACCCGTTCTCCCTGGCCGATGTTCTTCAGTCCGTAACCGGGGCCTTCCGAATCTATGTCAAAGAGCGTCTTCTTCCACCGGTCCTGCTTAAAGGTAAAATTGATAAACCCGGGACCCGCGATCTCGGTCTTCGCGATGATCCCGTCCTCGTCCTGGATATTGGCAATAATGATCTCGGCGATCTTCCGGGGCGGCCTGGACTCCGGCTTTGCCAGGGTCATGGCAAGCGCTGTGGCAAGGTCTCCGTGGCTCTTTTCCCTTGGGGTGTCAAGCGTGATTGCCGGCAACGTGTCGAGCTTCAGTTCTCCCTTTTCTTTGGCCCGCGTAAGGGCCTGGAGCAGGATTTCAGTCAGGGTTTGTTTCATGAATGATTTTTCCTCACCCTCTCCCCGCTGGAGCGAGGGTATACATTATTCCTTCCTATCCCCCAAGGGAGAGGACCGAGGTGAGGGGAACCGCGCTTCGACATCAGATCATGAATTACCCGTGAAACAGGCAATTCATGCACATTACAAGCAAGAAAGTATATCGTATCTTCAATAAAAGTCAATAAAATAATCCCTTTACTTAGCAAAATCCGTGTGGTATTTTATAAAAAGAGGCGCAAACCCGTATGTGGGTCCAGATGAACGTAAATACCATCCTCTTCGACAGCAGAAACAGCAGTTATATCGTCGTTTTGAAGGATGAAACAGGAAAGAAGATCCTCCCGATCTGGATCGGGGCCGCGGAGGGAAACTCCATTGCCCTGGCCATGAGCAACGTCAAACCTGCCCGTCCCCTCACCCATGACCTGATCGTCACTATCTTCGACCGCCTGGAGGTCGAGATCGCCCGCGTGGTCATCAGCGACCTTATCGAGAATACGTTCTACGCATCGCTCTATCTTCTGCACAACAACAAGGAATTCCATATCGATTCCCGTCCCAGCGACGCCATTGCGATCGCGATCCGCATCAATGCGCCCGTGTTTGTGGAAGAAGAGGTGATCGCCAAGCAGGACTCGACGACGCTCGACACCTGGATGAAGAACCTCGGAGAGAGCGGCGGGACGGAGTACAACGCATAAACGGTCAGAATCGATACTGATCGCTGACCTTTATTGGAAATTGAAAATTGGAAATTTGAAATTGTAAATTTTCAAAACGCAACGCCCTTTAAATCCGCACTCCGCAATCCACATTCCGCAATTAGATCATATCCCCCACCTCGGCGAAAGATCGTTCTCGACCCCCATGCTGTCAAGTACCCTTCCCGCGATGAAGTCCACCATGTCTGAAATGTGTTTGGGGTGATGATAGAATGCGGGCATGGCCGGGATGATATGGCACCCGATCTCTGCGAGGGTGAGCATGTTCCTGAGATGGATGGCCGAAAGCGGCGTCTCGCGCGGCACGAGGATGAGTCTCCGTTTTTCCTTGATCATGACGTCCGCGGCGCGCTCAATAAGGTTCGATGCAAAGCCATTCGCGATGGCCGCCAGCGTTTTCATGGAGCAGGGTATCACGACCATGGCGTCCACCTTGACCGACCCGCTCGCGATGGTCGCGTACATATAATCTTCATCAAAGTACGTGATCTGCCCTTCTTTTGCCTCGAAGTGCCTCTCAAGCGCGAACTGAATATCGGTCTCCGAGCCCTTGAGCAAAAGCCCGGTCTCGTCGTTCAGGATCGAGAGCCCGTCGCCGGAAATGCAGAGGTAGATGTTGTGCCCCTCCTTAATGAGCCTCTGAAGTACCCGGTAGGCATAAGGAGCGCCTGATGCCCCGCTGATCGCCACGGTATAGGTTGACATGATTTACCTCTTTCTTTTGTTCTTTCCTTCGTCATCCCCGAGTGCTTCTATCGGGGATCTGTCGCTGTACTCTCTGCTCCATAAATCAGATTCCCGATTAAACCTTCGGGAATGACCGTTTTTGTAAAACTCGGATGGCATATTTTATCACCTCAGATGCCATTTCTGATTTCCAGCGTCTTGACCGCCAGCCCCGACAGCATCAAGCTCGCCAGCATCGCCAGCCCCGCGCCC
It contains:
- the yajC gene encoding preprotein translocase subunit YajC; amino-acid sequence: MFIATAYAMGAPGGDAAAQGGGGYQGIIMMVVIFAIFYFIMIRPQQKKMKEHKKMLDAIKKGDEIVTAGGIYGTVEGVNPDTLTVKIAEGVKIKVTRGSVGDVVKPEEGKK
- a CDS encoding bifunctional nuclease family protein; the encoded protein is MNVNTILFDSRNSSYIVVLKDETGKKILPIWIGAAEGNSIALAMSNVKPARPLTHDLIVTIFDRLEVEIARVVISDLIENTFYASLYLLHNNKEFHIDSRPSDAIAIAIRINAPVFVEEEVIAKQDSTTLDTWMKNLGESGGTEYNA
- a CDS encoding UbiX family flavin prenyltransferase → MSTYTVAISGASGAPYAYRVLQRLIKEGHNIYLCISGDGLSILNDETGLLLKGSETDIQFALERHFEAKEGQITYFDEDYMYATIASGSVKVDAMVVIPCSMKTLAAIANGFASNLIERAADVMIKEKRRLILVPRETPLSAIHLRNMLTLAEIGCHIIPAMPAFYHHPKHISDMVDFIAGRVLDSMGVENDLSPRWGI
- the argS gene encoding arginine--tRNA ligase, encoding MKQTLTEILLQALTRAKEKGELKLDTLPAITLDTPREKSHGDLATALAMTLAKPESRPPRKIAEIIIANIQDEDGIIAKTEIAGPGFINFTFKQDRWKKTLFDIDSEGPGYGLKNIGQGERVLLEFVSANPTGPLHVGHGRGAAIGDALGNLLAAVGYDVTREFYINDAGRQVRLLAQSVYARYQQALGNNVPFPDDGYHGSYIEEIAQGFITLHGKNYLNVPFEECVHQFGDYGKETMLADIRIDLESFGVRFDTWFSEAALLKDGSVQQSIDELMESRNCYEQDGALWLRSTTFGDDKDRVVTKKDKSYTYLATDIAYHRNKLGRGFTTLVNIWGADHHGYIPRVQAVIQAFGHPKDSLHVLLVQLVSILRHGQPVPMSKRAGNFVTLRDVVQDVGSGAARYIFLTRRSDSHLDFDLDIAKEQSRENPVYYVQYAHARIASLFREAETRNISIPKSDVVDLSLLDLEEERNIIKALAKYPEIIEEAALAYEPHRLTFYLQDLAGLLHNYYFKHRVITEDLNRTAVKLFLMKQVKTVIQSALKILGVNAPERM
- the tgt gene encoding tRNA guanosine(34) transglycosylase Tgt codes for the protein MTTSHGEVNTPVFMPVGTQATVKTLSPADLVDLGAEIILSNTYHLFLRPGHELIKELGGIQKFMGWNRPVLTDSGGFQVFSLAELRKITEEGVTFQSPLDGGAKHLITPEYAVEIQEALGADIIMAFDECTPYPATRDYAHESLERTLRWAKRCRDAKKDTGQALFGIVQGGIYPDLRKHSAEALVDTGFDGYAIGGLSVGETKPMMFEMLSATVPSLPGDQPRYLMGVGTPEDLVEGVDLGIDMFDCVMPTRNARNGTFFTSFGKVVIRNAQYECDHRPIDPGCGCYTCGNFTRAYLRHLFNASETLALRLGTIHNIYFYLNLMRNIRLSIGQGRFREFKKEFLTKRESQDSSIFVD